The following coding sequences lie in one Mycobacterium sp. DL440 genomic window:
- a CDS encoding TetR/AcrR family transcriptional regulator has protein sequence MMSISNERSLSDQILDAAASCVLAFGVDRVTLAEIARRAGVSRPTVYRRFPDTQSILAALLTARIVGVLDTTAIGGPGRAALVDRIVTVAARLRRDEVIMAVLHSAPEVAMVYIAERLGTSQQILIDALAGELKLAQEAGLGGNRVRAGDPRQLATMCLLITQSAIQSAQMVEPILDADALVAELTHALNGYLAS, from the coding sequence ATGATGTCAATCAGTAACGAGAGATCGCTGAGCGACCAGATCTTGGATGCGGCCGCCAGCTGCGTGCTGGCCTTCGGCGTGGACCGGGTGACTCTGGCGGAGATCGCCCGCCGGGCCGGGGTCAGCCGCCCGACCGTGTATCGGCGCTTCCCCGACACCCAGTCGATCCTGGCCGCGCTGCTCACCGCGCGGATCGTGGGTGTTCTCGATACGACCGCGATCGGCGGTCCGGGCCGTGCAGCGCTGGTCGACCGCATCGTCACTGTGGCCGCACGGCTGCGTCGCGACGAGGTGATCATGGCGGTGCTGCACTCCGCACCCGAGGTGGCGATGGTCTACATCGCCGAGCGGCTGGGTACCAGCCAGCAGATTCTGATCGATGCGCTGGCCGGGGAGCTCAAGCTCGCACAAGAGGCCGGCTTGGGGGGCAACCGCGTCCGGGCCGGGGATCCCCGCCAACTGGCCACCATGTGCCTGCTGATCACCCAGTCGGCGATCCAGTCCGCGCAGATGGTCGAGCCCATCCTCGACGCCGACGCGCTGGTGGCCGAGCTCACCCACGCACTGAACGGATACCTGGCATCATGA